From the genome of Arthrobacter sp. ERGS1:01:
TCCCCGGGGGACAGGGCATACCCATCAAAGCCGGCATGCAGTTCCCGGGGCACGGCCTCGAGGTCGGCCCCGAGGGGGTGCCCCGGCAAGCCGGCGGCAACCATGACGGTGCCGCCGGCTTTGGAAAGGCTCAGGCTGGTCCCGTCAATCATGGGTTTCCCATGTGGTCCGCCACAGCTGCGGCACTCGCGGTGCACGGCCAATCCGGCAGCCTTTGCCGGGTCGATACCCAGGGCCCGTGCGGCCATGAGGCGGAACAAGACATGGGCTCCGGCGTATCTGCGACCGTCGGCAGGGTTCCTGAATCGGTCGGCGGCGTCGAGCTCCGTGCGGGAGAGCAGTGCGCCGGCGCCGCCCCGGGCTGCGGCCCGGTCAAGGACATCCTGCGCTTTGGCGATGACAAAGTCGATGCCGGAGGTCTGGCCGCCACCGGTCAACGCTTGCTGATCCGCACATACTGCGAGATTGCCAAGGGGGCAAAGATCGCGATGATGGCCACACAGCACAACACGGCGTAGAGCAGTGCGTTGTCGGCCGGCCAGCCGCCGGGTGCGGCGAAGCCCTCGGGCGCGGCATTGCCGAACAACTTGC
Proteins encoded in this window:
- a CDS encoding 4'-phosphopantetheinyl transferase family protein; amino-acid sequence: MTGGGQTSGIDFVIAKAQDVLDRAAARGGAGALLSRTELDAADRFRNPADGRRYAGAHVLFRLMAARALGIDPAKAAGLAVHRECRSCGGPHGKPMIDGTSLSLSKAGGTVMVAAGLPGHPLGADLEAVPRELHAGFDGYALSPGERRTLENSDVESRIRLWVAKEAALKVNGHGLAVDPWTLHLLPAPLDPWAPAGWATTVESPGRGGLHGLDIAWVPAPPGFAAAIASATQPVIHRLDVSDPSLT